aaagcaatagtttttttaaattcttttaattaaatcgatgaaaaaatagaatgtaaataaaatagaaGGTATAGGTAAGGTGTATGGCAATTGCACCTGAATGTTTCAGACATTGTCGCCATATAAATCGATTGAAATTGTTTGCAATTGCACGGCTACGGTATGAAATCCAGGTTACAAATCATCAAATGTCTTTGTtcatcaaaatttcaatttatgtaGATAATTTTCAGAGAAATTGCTAAAAAGGAATAAATTCATTGTCACACATCTCAGacaatttttagacaaaattcTCATATCAAAACTTACCACCAACTTAGGTTATGCtagatttttctttctctcaCATTAAAGCAAGCAGTTGTTTGCTCGGAGAAGGCAAAgttctttatgtatttttttttttgtatgataaattatttatttctgttCTGACTTATAACAACAATATCTGATGGTGGTTGATATagctacttttttttctttcgttttcttTTGTATTCAATACCAATCCCGTAAATTTAGTTATTAAAGTGCTTATAacgactttttatttatttttttattattattttatattaaatttttttttaggcaacTTGATCTTGTCCATTTGATGCTTCTTGGGTCTTCATTACTTCGGGCAGGTCGGGTGGCGATGAATATGTTGTGATATCGAGTTGTTCAAACTCACCCGATTCAGTTCGCAGCACTAAGCCAAGTTGTGCTGGAGCTTGGGCCTTTGCAATTGACATTGTGATTCCGTAGTCTTGTAATAGCTTGTCATTGGCCATTGGATCATTGCCATAGTAGAATAGAATTTGATCGGCTGGACTGACTTTTAAAATTCCACCAATCATTCGTTTTAGCTCGTTTACGGATGTGTTTTCTTTGGCATCAGTAAATATGGTTGTTTTGTGTCGTCTGATCATAAGGAATACAtccatttttgtttagtttttatattttagctataattaataaatatgATGAGGAaataatgaagaagaaaaacaagaacGGAGCGGCACTTGAAGTAACTTACTACGTTTATATGAGGATTTGAGAGAGTTTTCCACTGATGTGTAAAGATTATTTATAGAAAGATTAGATAGTTTTGTTACGTTTTACCTCTCAAAAACCATTTGTTgacagattttggatttgtaatTTCATTTTACCATGAATTCACACGAGatgttcttaaatttaatggaatGAAAGAAATTATGTCACGTGGAGATGGACTGTTTGTGAATGTGTGATGTGGACAAAGAATGTGGAGAGGTgagttttcaacttttttaatggtttgacattttttttttaaggtttgttCAGTGATGTGGTTATGGATTGTTCGGAATTGGGATCGTCTAATTCACCATAATAAGGTCAAAGTTTGTTTTCATAGAACCCAAATGAGATGATTTCagaattatctcatttcgaatgtcaattCTTAGGCCGTGTCCGAATTGCGTTACAATTCTGtataaaatttgacgtttggttaaatttaGACACTagtgtggtgaataaaatgggttaaaatttacccagctgcggatcagggtaaaatttgacactagtggttaaaatttgacgtttctcaagatagaaagatcaagTTAGATTTGaaattaaggcttggccacaccggagggtatgcggtagaggtacgggtagcggtaacgatatttgtatgaaaaaaattccacacctgaacgttgatatgtcagtttggaattttttttcatacaagtaccgttacctctacccgtaccgctaccgcataccctccggtgtggccaagcctttatttttttttataatgcgttgatattttaagaaatgtaaaagtattaatacaaagtacttccACAAATTATTATTCATCTTGAAAATTTGGAAatgtatgtttgttttttagcttttatatttctatttggTTGGCACCTGGTAAACCATGAATTAGTGTTCGAAGactgaattaaaaatttctttttgaacgcAATGAAGTGGAAGTtatctataaaaattaaaaaaaaaaattatgtgaaattgagaatttcttacattttcatactagaatatttaaattttttaattttcaactgggttttgttaaaaaaaaaataattaattaaatataagaaaaaccatttttgagggtaattttgttttatcttaatCAAGGAAGTAGCAAAAAAGAtaatacattttaacccaattcgcacagcaaaaaaataaatttgatctcttttttaaccaaacgtcaaaatttaaccgtggtagaaaatttaaccaacattttaacgcaattcgcacacggccttataaacaaaaaaattaatttgaaattttaactgaacttatttacaaaattatctcatctgggctgtagtgaaaacaggctacccgacaaacaattttggttctataaagctttacagatgcaattgttgcttctgtaaagcattatagaagcaaaattgttagtagggtaccctactaacaattttgcttctataatgctttacagaagcaacaattgcatctgtaaagctttatgtagggtaccctactaacaattttgcttctataatgctttacagaagcaacaattgcatctgtaaagctttatggaaccaaaattgtttgtcgagaGGGTCCCTATTTTCCACTTCATCttgtgggatcgattcctggccgggccatatatgaaattaaaaaaatgcgttctttttcaattaaaataaaattcatcccatttcaaaaaaaaaaaacaaaaaaagcattggaatggcaaaaaaaaaagaaaaaaaaatttaaaaaaaaattaaaattaaaaaaataaaattcaataaaatctttttttattcatattcaaCATCTTATGACAACCtttataaggccttattataacatccaatgTAAGTGATAGTTTCCTTAGTGAAGCTATAGCCTCGCTAAAATGTTTcgttgttttgtaaaaaggcttgcataaggtcgttttatgctgttcgtcacaagctattagcttgtggattgcctATGGAAGAAGGTCTTGAggaaattcggtaatgtgcgccaaaatgatttgcataacagccctattctggcaaacctcacaagcTATGAGGACCTCACAAGGTGAGctgaatttgattttgtgaggttttcgcttcacaaaaactttcgaatttgtgaCCTGCTCTAAAggaggtcacaactcacaagttgaATTTTTGCTAGTATAGAAGTTTGTGGGAAATTATTCCTCACAAAAAGGAGTTATGATCACCTTGTGAGgtttttgtgacttgtgaggtttgccagaatagggggGTAAGACATTTTACTTCTTCTTACACAAGTCAAAAAATAGTTTGCATTGAACCTTATACAagttaaattgttacttgggctgAATCTAGTAAATTCACCAAAATCCACGAGAATCTAACAAGGTgaggtgaatttgattttgtaAGGTTTTCGCACAGATCTCAATACAAAACTGGATAGTGGATTCATATAAAGATGTTGACTCCAATTGAAGcattctacttaaaaaaaaattgtgaagatGTACAAACTGTCTTTCCTCAGTGTTAGAGCGAGATAGACCTGTGCATAGGTACGCTAATAGCCCTCCCGACAAACagttttggttctataaagctttacagatgcgattgttgcttctgtaaagcattatagaagcaacatTGTTAGTAGGGCTGTTCCATTTGAAATCACTAGTAAACTACGAGTaatactttgccacctcccaaagaaACAGAGCTAATACCATCTTCAATTGATGGCAGAAAAACTGTTATATACTTTGTAGGTAATCCACTATTCAGTGTTTTATAAAAGATCTGTTCCTTTAGggggtggcaaagtactactagtagtttactagcgattttcaatggaacgcattttcaacgaattcaatacaaatcgtatctactcgggaagaagagcatgagtagatgatagtactagattaaccaaaatatctactagtagtaaactacaacctccaatggaacagggctaaagACAAGTGGGTTTTCGCATCGCAAAGCGTTTTGATTTTGTGATAtgtgatatttatttttcagaCATTCAAAAATATGTAGTTCTTGTGCCTTGTGAGGTTTTATTGAAATGTTTGCCAAAATCGGGCTTAAAATctcaatttcaaaagaaaaatgcaATGAATATAAGTAACCTACTCACTGAACACCTTCATCAAATCTGtactaaaattttttcatttagtacACAACTGACAGCCAAATATGAAATGTCAACATATTTTCAACCTTCTTTCTATCctcttccaacaaaaaaaacgcGATTTTGCTGCCGCGGCAGAATTATATTTCCAacgaaacattaaaaatatttattcaaattagaTTTCTTTCGTGCTAGcaattttaatcaataaaaaatgtcacAACCAACTGGTGAATTATCCaaaaagtaagtaaaataaTCTAATAAATGAATCAATATGAAATGGCCACTTCAAAAAAGTGTAATCTTTGGTTATGTGCATGCTGCTCTGCAAATTGATGATGACACTCAGCTGTCGTCTTCCAATATGACAAGTAGAAAAATACTTTTACCGCTGCACGTGTAAGGTGGATTTTCTTCAGGCTCCCCAAAAGAAGAACACAATTCCACCTTTTTCTCTAtgaatcattaaaattttctaaagaaatgcAAAACCATATATTACATCAGCCGAGTCGATTGCTATTCAAAATAGCATCGAAAGCGGTTGGCTGTAGAGTAAATTGTAAGGCAGCAGTTGCACCTTTTAGAATAAGTCAAGATTGCTGTTTTGCCAGCAAGGCTTCTAATGTGTACGATCcattctcaaggcgttcatattaaaatctttaaaaatttacctctttttcaatttttagtgAGCTCAAACGAAGATTGAAAGCTGagaaaaaagagaaagaaaaggCGGAGAAACCAGCTGCACCAAAACCAAACGCCGCCTCGGCAGCTGACAAAAAGGATAaaatcaaagaagaagaaatctCACCGAATGAGTATTTTAAATTGCGCTCCACTGCCGTGGCTGAGCTTAAAAAAACACCCGAAGCTCATCCCTATCCGCACAAATTCCATGTTAGTATATCGTTGGAGAGCTTCATTGAGAAGTATTCAGACTTGAAGGATGGTGACATGTTGTCTGATGTCAATCTCAGGTAAAATAGACTTGTCATGCTTTTAAGTTGcaaaagaataaattaaaatatatacagggtgtcccaaaagtaatagatcaaacgaaatatgctgataggccaactttagggctctcagaatttggtaacttgttcacccaaatccttacggctttcgatttaatgcagtttttgtgaaatttcgaaaaatcccgactttgcaacagtattttgcttcctccgctcataattgatttttgttttttacaattttttcacttaaacattgtgtaataataagaaataagtaattaatcaaaatattttttatttcatacgccatttttctgcaaattaattaacagttccaagtttcattaaaactcaaattcttaCTTTTACTTCAGAACAACAAgacgaataaaatttgtatcgtgtgactctggtttattattttaaaaacttgccgtgttattgcagttttcaaaaatgtataaaagtttctaaagttgcagttagatcgcaaaatattacaatttgaattcattaatacaaaaaataaacaaattttctcgaactgttgtttgtttatttttctttgaacaaaagcctatatttttgtttgtatttttgctctgaaaaaccctgttttgttgaattcaaatagttatattttgcgatctaattgcaactttggaaacttttatacttttttgaaaactaaaataacagggcaactttttaaaataataaaccattctcacaccgtacaattttttttttgtggtgttgctctcaaataaaagttagaaattgactttttataaaacttgaaactgttagttaatttgcagcggaatggggtatgaaataaaaaatattttgattaattaactgttcctaattatttgacaatgtttttgtaaaagaatttaaaaaaacaaaaatcaataatgggcgcaggaagcaaaatactgttgccaagtagtaATTTTTCgaaagaattgcattaaatcgaaaaccgtaaggatttgggatgaacaagttaccaaattctgagagcccttaagatcccctatcagcatacttcgtttgatccattacttttgggacaccctgtataggtactataatagggcaagtttaggattcgtaaaaaagaactcgagataacaattttacatgacattacgatgataaagAATGCCGAAAAATTGGTTCCGGCAATTCTTTCTGTCTGTCCATCTGTTattacctcgagctacagcttaaactacctgagcgattttcttcaaacttggttgtTTGGGTGATTTCCTagaggaaaaattgaattttttttttggaccaaaccTATTGTCgaattccttaaataaaaaatcaattttttgttctgTCAAACATGCTCGAAACATTGTTGACGAcatatagttcagtcaatgaggaGTCAAATGCACGGGaaacgaaaaaagttgtgacgtcatCAAAATTTGAATGCAGTATAGAAACAGGGTTTATCCTgagtataaatctcagtttgcgtattgattggtcttgtggggcgtccgccattttgaaaaaacgcGTTAGtttcaatatctcgagaactactggtcggacagaaaatttaacaaaacttgaTAGATTTGAAATATAAGTCATTATGTATCTTTCTTTTtgtagtactttttttttctcttctatcCTTCATTCAAATTATGTTGACGTCACcactttttttcagatttttctcCATAGACTGAACTAATATAAAACTATCGATGAGATcgattttaattcaatttttttgtttaaaggaaTTTGACATAACGGTACCTGTAATATAACGGAaatatagtacaggaaagttagtaaaaaaacaggcatattgtggaacgaaatataggacggctgaatttttcaaatctgaaagaagagtattagaaaagcttaagtcctggttttcgggacgccacccccctggcgaaatccgccattttgaaaaacgcgaatcgctctatatctccaaaaccgtGTGTCCTAGAGAAATAGTTATCAggccaaagttcttggaaatttaattatccttttctttgtagtacattatttttcagatcgggcaatagtttttaggttatgttgttttaaattttattttttcggtttttttaattttttatcattcccggtaatagtaatataattttttaaacagtaaaagttatagaccatcaaatttccaatagtttggtatatttttgaaagtcatgcgatgtatgagtggaaagttattgatctgaaaactagtctaagtacaggaaagttagtaaaaaaaaaggcattttgtggaacgaaatatagggaagctgattttttcaaatctgaaagaagagtattagaaaagcttaagtcctggttctcgGGATGCCAACCGCATTAataaatccgccattttgaaaaacgtgaattggtctatatctgctACACTATTGACTTGCCCGAAAAAGCTACCCAATttaagttgtaggtaatataaatatcttttcttgtgcattcactgtttttcagcgaggacaacacttttgaggttatgttgttttattttaaatttttttggtttttttaatttttctcagtctctatgatagaaacaaaattttttagtatcataaaagttggatgtttgactaaaaacaaaatatgtgtatcacaatagctgcgttcctttggaaatatttatctactttttagtacttaaaactactttgaactacttttgttatattgaaaaagtagttcaaagcagctttaagtaaaaaataaaaattacgttttatcatagagactgagaaaaattaaaaaaaaaaacgaaaaaataaaacaacataacctcaaaagtgttgtccacGCAGAACAAAAGTGAATGcaaaagaaaagatatttatattactttggttaagtaacttattctgtcaagccaatagttaagtgggtagatatagaccaattcgcgttttttaAAAAGGTGGATTTCGCCATGGGGTTGGCTTCCCAAGAAcaaggacttaagcttttctaatacccttctttcagatttgaaaaaatcagcctccctatatttcgttacacaaaatgcctgttttttttactaactttcctgtacttacactatagttttcagatcaataactttccactcatacatcgcatgactttcaaaaatataaatataccaaactattggaaatttgatggtctataacttttactgtttaaaaaattatgttgctATAACCGTtaatgataaaaacttaaaaaaaaacgaaaaaataaaattttaaacaacataacctaaaaactattgcccgatctgaaaaataatgtactacaaagaaaaggataattaaatttccaagaactttgtcctGATAACTATTTCTCTAGGACACATAGTTTTGGAggtatagagcgattcgcgtttttcaaaatggcaaatttccaggggggtggcgtcccgaaaaccaggacttaagcttttctaatactcttctttcagatttgaaaaattcagccgtcctatatttcgttccacgaaaaagtctatctttcctgtactaatagaaaagtttattttttttttttaaaacggctctaaaaatttaaaaaaatacaataggtgtgtttttttgtttatctatatagattttgtgtaaaaaaacgacatcgagatttttgaaatcaaaacaatttacgtgttaaaaacaacaaaaactttatctgtatagatttttgaaaaatccagataattatccagattttactttctctcgataaaaacagtagtgccaaggtagtttaattgttgggttcatacagaaatatctgaaaatattaacaaaaaaaaaaaaagcggagaaaacgaggtttgaaaaaaaatctcatagaaaacaataatcaaaaatttgtttgacatggttgcattgaaatgttaatatctcgagatatacgcaatgcacttttcagataaaagtcttaaatggatcctgataagattgttgaacagatatgtatataaaattaccaaagttttttcgaaaaattagaaataaaaataaaaaagttttcacatttgatttttaaaaaatcgaaaaaaaattcaatatggctaccttcaaacgcttataacacaagaacgacgcaactaatgttaatggtcatggtcttaaaatgtagctaagaatatacagataatttttggttttttgtgaaaagaaaatttttttgaatccaacatggatgccatggccatatgaaaatttttgtttgcatccaacgtggatgtaatggccttcccacttcggagttaaaacaaaaaaaaaaaaagcaacatttttgacagacagctgccaaagtatatgtacagtggtgccaaatgtttgcatggatttcaaaaatcccgatgtcgtttttttgcacaaaatctatatagataaacaaaaaaacaaacatattattggatttttaaaaaatatttcaaaaatttggatttttaaaaagtatttcaaaatttgttttttgaaaattgttggtgaaaaattttgaaattttgttttacgtgtaaattaataatttattcaaaatggcatacctaaggtacccactttttttttgaaaaatgtaaaaaaaattttatataaaaaattttataaaaaaatataacgaatttcaaaatttttcaaaaaattccttttcatacaagaaatcagatgggcatactttgttttgtgatcaaaatcattaaaaacggtgtttcattaattataaaaacagattttattttttttacattatcggaattgttttaataaaagctTTAAGAGCTAATTTTACAATAACAgcgatccagtcgtgcattttatttacctaGTTCTCGAAACGTCGATTTCGATTGTGGTTACAATCTTCTTCAGGATCTAAGAAAAACATTTCTAAAAATTGgtataattttctttctttttattcttgtttgatttcttggttttgttcaaatatttcaaaattcaataagaAAATGTCTAAAATAAGACATTTTCAACCATCGAAATCTAGTTTTTCATAGCCTCCATAAGGAGCTCATCGAACGAATAAGCCCCCCAAAAATGTAGTACACTGACGGTGCCAATAATAAATGTTCTCCATTGGAAACCATTAGAAATCAAATAAgctcaaataataataaaatccacCTGGCTGTTGAAAATAATTAGCTCAACAATCAATGGTAGATAACTTCATCATTTTTGTGAACCCACCACACAACCCGAAAACATATCGCATACAACTCCAATTTCACAAGAGTATAATGCTCTTCCGCATACGAGTGGGGAAAGTCCTCTTCAATAGCAGACACTATTTCAATGGAGAATCTCAAGAACTATTATTTTGTGGTTGTATTTCTTCCcttataattcaaataaaaaccccattttttattttaaatttgccaatatatttcgaggttcatacctcatcttcagggctaaaaatatttatttaataagcgtttttaatatataattatataaacatatacaataaaaataatttacctattataaaaactatttagttataatatacaaattatttcttcGGCTACAACATTAATGTTTTATGATTATGATTATGATTgtgattgattttattttattttttatttttgatttttaaaatttaagaatcaaaTCTAGCAAAAATTACTGAGTAAAAAATAAAGTGattatttaacaaattaatattaatcTAAATTTAAGAGCTAACTATTAAATTATGATAAGTATTGCTGTAgtcttttttgtctgttttgaAATTACAAACAATTTCTTCATGTTTAATAATTTGATTGACTTCATGCacttgtaatttaaatttttgtttttcagattttaaaattttagtttcatcaaatttaaatgaatggccattttgttttgtatgctCAGCTAGAGcggcaatatttttgtttgatgaacCTTCGAGGACTTTTCTGCATTCATTTTTATGTTGATTTATACGAGAACCCAATTTCTGTATTGTTTCaccaatatatatttttgggcAATCATTGCATGGAATAGAATAAACTACTCCACTTTTAttagttttctcaatttttgatttagtatttgcaaaaaaatgagACACTTTGTGATTTGGTCTCATAGCAGTTTTTATTTCAGGTACAAAGTATTCGCACTTTTTTGCTAAGGATTCACTCAATCTCGGAATATATGCTATAGATGAATAGATTTTTGGATCACGATTTTCTGTTTCATCTTGTGTTTCAGATAGGAATTGGTAGCTTCTTCTATCATCGTTATTAGGTGATCTAGttcgctttttaaaattctcatTTTGAACACATTTAATTAACTTCTTTATCACTTGAACAGGAtagttatttttaatcaaaatgtgAATTATTCTTTCTATGTTATTTTCCATATAAATCTTATGGCTGAATGAAAACACTTTTCAAATGAAACTTTTTACAGTGTTATATTTCATATTAATTGGGTGAGCTGAATAATAGTTAATTAATCTATTCGATGCTATTGGCTTATGAAACCAGTTTGTAATAATACTACCATCttcatttcttttaattgtTAAATCCAGTGATCCAAAAATCTATTCATCTATAGCATATATTCCGAGATTGAGTGAATCCTTAGCAAAAAAGTGCGAATACTTTGTACCTGAAATAAAAACTGCTATGAGACCAAATCACAAAGTAtctcattttttttgcaaatactaaatcaaaaattgagaaaactaaTAAAAGTGGAGTAGTTTATTCTATTCTATGCAATGATTgcccaaaaatatatattggtGAAACAATACAGAAATTGGGTTCTCGTATAAATCAACATAAAAATGAATGCAGAAAAGTCCTCGAAGgttcatcaaacaaaaatattgccgCTCTAGCTGagcatacaaaacaaaatggccattcatttaaatttgatgaaactaaaattttaaaatctgaaaaacaaaaatttaaattacaagtGCATGAAGTCAATCAAATTATTGAACATGAAGAAATTGTTTGTAATTtcaaaacagacaaaaaagacTACAGCAATACTTATCATAATTTAATAGTTAGCTCTTAAATTTAgattaatattaatttgttaaataatcactttattttttacaaagtaatttttgctagatttgattcttaaattttaaaaatcaaaaataaaaaatgaaaaataaaataaaatcaatcacAATCATAATCATAATCATAAAACATTAATGTTGTAGCCgaagaaataatttgtatattataactaaatagtttttataataggtaaattatttttattgtatatgtttatataattatatattaaaaacgcttattaaataaatatttttagccCTGAAAATGAGGTATGAACCTCGAAATATATtggcaaatttaaaataaaaaatggcgtttttatttgaattataagggaagaaatacaaccacaaaataataatattataattcagcaaaacaaaatataaaatataactcAAGAACTATGTACGGAATGTGATACAGAACTATTACATTTAACATAAACCAGCTTATTGCAcaataaataacattaaaaaaaaataaatgaaaatttaattatgtatatattttaaaaattgtatttggaACTAGTTTAAAAGACGGTGTAATATGGGCCTTCCAGTTCCTACGGCTTTATATATttcgtttaaataaataaataaataaatattcaaatcaGACCTGTAGTCGACAAAGTAgatcaaattattttaataaagaaaggtcacgaaataaggaagaattttttaaaattatatcgtTTTCTAGTGTTGCTGGACGTGTTCATGCAATCCGTGAGTCTGGagctaaattgatattttacgATTTGCGCGGCGAAGGAGTCAAACTGCAAGTAATGGCCAATGCTAAATTGTACGAGAGTGAATCAGCATTTGAGAGTGATTTGTCAAAATTACGACGTGGAGATATCATCGGTATCAATGGATATCCTGGCAAAACTAAGAAGGGTGAATTGTCTGTTATACCAAGAACGGTAAGTGTGTTTGTTGataaggaattaaaaaaaaattaatttattttttataattttttttttttagataaaattacTCTCGCCATGTTTGCATATGTTACCTCATTTACATTTTGGTCTGAAGGATAAAGAGACTCGCTTCCGTCAAAGGTATTTGGATCTTATTCTCAACAATAAAGTCAGAGAGACTTTCCAAATCAGAGCAAAGGTCTGTAAATTTTACGAAGAATCTCTATAGGTTCATTGCCTACATTCTGAGGTGAATGACAGACTGACATTCAGACGGACACACGGACT
This DNA window, taken from Episyrphus balteatus chromosome 2, idEpiBalt1.1, whole genome shotgun sequence, encodes the following:
- the LOC129911401 gene encoding elongin-B, giving the protein MDVFLMIRRHKTTIFTDAKENTSVNELKRMIGGILKVSPADQILFYYGNDPMANDKLLQDYGITMSIAKAQAPAQLGLVLRTESGEFEQLDITTYSSPPDLPEVMKTQEASNGQDQVA